From the genome of Hymenobacter sp. PAMC 26628, one region includes:
- the xseB gene encoding exodeoxyribonuclease VII small subunit: MPTYAESLAELETILRALETDAVDVDDLTARVERSAELIRLCRHKLRHAEASLDRVFDNLDNDEEGPDPDEEEDETDDEEIPEDDTDEEEEEEDGGDSEDDDRDQAGGAGRPAPPAWKF; encoded by the coding sequence ATGCCCACCTACGCCGAATCTTTAGCCGAACTCGAAACCATCCTACGCGCCCTCGAAACCGACGCCGTGGACGTGGACGACCTCACGGCCCGCGTCGAGCGCTCGGCCGAGCTTATCCGCCTCTGCCGCCACAAGCTCCGCCACGCCGAAGCCTCGCTCGACCGCGTATTCGACAACCTCGACAACGACGAAGAAGGCCCCGATCCCGACGAGGAAGAAGACGAAACAGACGACGAGGAAATCCCAGAGGACGACACCGATGAGGAAGAGGAGGAAGAAGACGGTGGCGACAGCGAAGACGACGACCGCGACCAGGCGGGCGGCGCCGGCCGCCCCGCTCCCCCAGCCTGGAAATTTTAG
- the xseA gene encoding exodeoxyribonuclease VII large subunit, which produces MPLYNRRSEAPVPAPPAPLGLAELLGRVRLALHRQFPESYWVVAEVADLTRPRFAGGHCYLTLTEQATDERGQPAKAQARATLWSQRYQQVVPAFEAHTGQALRPGLRLLLRVQLRFHEQYGLSLDVLALDPSYTVGELARQRLLALQTLGIKGLLERQKRLALPLAPQRLAVISSPTAAGFQDFVRQLEEAPYDFALTLFPAMMQGDEAPASIRGALDAVRARRGQFEAVVIIRGGGSKTDLLAFDDYGLAAAVGAFPLPVLTGIGHERDEALADLTAHRALKTPTAVAAFLVERLARVDGLLHHLATEIRAAAGHHLRQHQTHLGRLAARGRAAGQRHLAAARAALHQRARQAAQGPREQLRQQAQRLERFRYQVPRAARRALAHEQQQLRQRARALQQRFARHHRRRREHLLRLRYQLELASTRHLHRAERRLWALQAKR; this is translated from the coding sequence ATGCCGCTCTACAACCGCCGTTCCGAAGCCCCTGTGCCCGCGCCGCCCGCCCCGCTGGGGCTGGCCGAGCTGCTGGGCCGCGTGCGCCTGGCCCTGCACCGCCAGTTCCCCGAATCGTACTGGGTGGTGGCTGAGGTGGCCGACCTCACGCGGCCACGCTTCGCCGGGGGCCACTGCTACCTTACCCTCACCGAGCAGGCCACCGACGAGCGCGGCCAGCCCGCCAAGGCCCAGGCCCGCGCCACGCTTTGGAGCCAGCGCTACCAGCAGGTGGTGCCGGCCTTCGAGGCCCACACCGGCCAGGCCCTGCGCCCGGGCCTGCGGCTGCTGCTGCGGGTGCAGCTGCGCTTCCACGAGCAATACGGCCTGAGCCTCGACGTGCTGGCCCTCGACCCCAGCTACACCGTGGGCGAGCTGGCCCGCCAGCGCCTGCTGGCCCTGCAAACCCTCGGAATCAAGGGCTTGCTGGAGCGGCAAAAGCGGCTGGCCCTGCCCCTGGCCCCGCAGCGGCTGGCGGTCATCTCCTCCCCCACCGCCGCGGGCTTCCAGGATTTTGTGCGCCAATTGGAAGAAGCGCCCTACGACTTCGCCCTCACCCTGTTTCCGGCCATGATGCAGGGCGACGAGGCCCCCGCCAGCATCCGGGGGGCCCTGGACGCGGTGCGGGCCCGGCGCGGGCAGTTCGAGGCCGTGGTAATTATCCGCGGCGGGGGCAGCAAAACCGATTTGCTGGCCTTCGACGACTACGGCCTGGCCGCCGCCGTGGGCGCCTTCCCGCTGCCCGTGCTCACGGGCATCGGCCACGAGCGCGACGAAGCCCTGGCCGACCTCACCGCCCATAGGGCCCTGAAAACCCCCACTGCTGTAGCTGCCTTTCTGGTCGAGCGCCTGGCCCGGGTCGATGGCTTGCTGCACCACCTGGCCACCGAAATCCGCGCCGCCGCCGGCCACCACCTGCGCCAGCACCAGACACACCTGGGCCGCCTCGCGGCCCGGGGCCGCGCCGCCGGGCAGCGCCACCTGGCCGCCGCCCGCGCCGCCCTGCACCAGCGCGCCCGCCAGGCCGCCCAGGGCCCCCGCGAGCAGCTGCGGCAGCAGGCCCAGCGCCTCGAACGCTTCCGCTACCAGGTGCCGCGCGCGGCCCGCCGGGCCCTGGCCCACGAGCAGCAGCAACTGCGCCAGCGGGCCCGGGCCTTGCAGCAGCGCTTCGCCCGCCACCACCGGCGGCGGCGCGAGCACCTGCTGCGCCTGCGCTACCAGCTGGAGCTGGCCAGCACCCGCCACCTGCACCGCGCCGAACGCCGCCTTTGGGCCCTGCAAGCCAAGCGCTAG